A region of Solanum dulcamara chromosome 7, daSolDulc1.2, whole genome shotgun sequence DNA encodes the following proteins:
- the LOC129896487 gene encoding protein HEADING DATE REPRESSOR 1 isoform X1, with amino-acid sequence MEVREQKREGSFLEGFSPVSSTPVLWKSRKRSVASVKNLENQVTGKADETPQKQEESSADEKMQESQPSTELSERRKALFEPLEPVTNANGRRPSAETLLPPPDFDAACYPKGWLAGKRRKLVNVDVVESMRRIALQEMNRKDREIDGLNEQLEADAQCLEHLQIQLLEERSKRADVERQNAMLQSQINVLMNMYQDNDDIDDDGTDDS; translated from the exons ATGGAGGTAAGGGAGCAGAAGAGGGAAGGATCCTTTCTTGAGGGATTTTCACCTGTTTCTTCAACTCCTGTTTTATGGAAGTCTAGGAAACGATCTG TAGCCAGTGTGAAGAACTTGGAAAACCAAGTCACTGGTAAAGCTGATGAAACACCTCAAAAGCAAGAAGAGTCTTCAGCTGATGAAAAGATGCAGGAATCCCAGCCCTCTACTGAACTTTCAGAGCGTAGAAAGGCGCTATTTGAACCATTGGAACCGGTTACGAATGCAAATGGTCGAAGGCCGTCAGCTGAAACTTTGCTACCTCCACCAGACTTTGACGCTGCATGTTACCCTAAAGGTTGGCTTGCTGGAAAGAGACGGAAGCTTGTAAATGTGGATGTTGTTGAAAGTATGCGAAGAATCGCTCTACAGGAAATGAATAGAAAG GATCGTGAAATCGATGGTCTGAATGAACAGTTGGAAGCAGATGCTCAATGCCTTGAACATCTGCAAATACAGCTGCTAGAAGAAAGAAGCAAGCGCGCCGATGTAGAGAGGCAAAATGCTATGTTGCAAAGCCAGATAAATGTGCTTATGAACATGTATCAGGATAACGATGACATTGATGATGATGGTACAGATGATTCTTAA
- the LOC129895050 gene encoding uncharacterized protein LOC129895050, whose amino-acid sequence MVQLMRTAMEESPELQWRKGKTAAVKLEFEDALDEAYGPLNKRSKLSSSLQQQLVVGADGFPVPPSQYNPLDEPSPLGLRLRKSPSLLDLIQMKLSQGNNPKVGNQGKKEQKGNSGTIEKLKASNFPATVLRIGSWEYKSRYEGDLVAKCYFAKHKLVWEVLDGGLKNKIEIQWSDIMGLKANYPDDGPGTLDVVLSRQPLFFRETNPQPRKHTLWQATSDFTGGQASMHKRHYLQCPQGLLGKHFEKLIQCDPRLNFLSQQPEITLDSPHFESRISAFEDPNVSDSEFNLNNERSTTFLNLQGAASPSGAHCSSSNGEQDFIVSRRLENIHPETPSPSSVMDTRAIQDISRDMEQLKGLGNLDQLRVPGLHPSMSMKDLVSHFEQRFSEQGTSEVINLSSDERQSLEILEEISRCLFSDTQNMPASDEKSLMTRVNSLCCLLQKDPATAHKSENYDDVAVGGKRTDELISFFPGATSEKKVEDPSTSEDKSNDPAPSMSRKDSVGDLLLNLPRIASLPQFLFNIYEDSDHQAR is encoded by the exons ATGGTTCAATTGATGAGAACTGCCATGGAAGAGTCGCCGGAGTTGCAGTGGCGTAAGGGGAAGACGGCGGCGGTGAAACTGGAATTCGAGGATGCTTTAGATGAAGCATACGGCCCACTCAACAAGAGATCCAAACTTTCCTCTTCTCTACAA CAACAATTAGTTGTAGGAGCTGATGGTTTCCCAGTACCTCCTTCGCAGTACAACCCACTGGATGAGCCTAGTCCATTAGGTTTGAGGCTAAGAAAGAGCCCATCACTGTTGGATTTGATCCAGATGAAACTTTCTCAGGGGAACAACCCCAAGGTGGGAAATCAGGGGAAGAAGGAGCAGAAGGGGAACTCTGGAACAATTGAAAAACTCAAGGCCTCGAACTTTCCTGCCACAGTTCTGAGAATTGGGAGCTGGGAG TACAAGTCAAGATATGAAGGGGATCTAGTGGCAAAATGTTACTTTGCAAAGCATAAACTTGTTTGGGAAGTCCTAGACGGTGGTCTCAAGAATAAGATAGAAATCCAGTGGTCGGACATTATGGGTTTGAAGGCAAATTACCCTGATGATGGACCTGGAACTTTAGATGTAGTG CTATCAAGACAACCTCTTTTCTTCAGGGAGACGAATCCACAACCTAGGAAGCACACTCTTTGGCAAGCAACATCCGATTTTACTGGAGGACAGGCTAGCATGCACAA gCGACATTACTTACAGTGTCCACAAGGCTTGTTAGGAAAGCATTTTGAAAAGCTTATTCAGTGCGATCCCCGTCTTAATTTCCTAAGTCAACAACCAGAGATTACACTAGATTCTCCACATTTCGAATCCAGAATTTCAGCATTTGAAGACCCAAATGTGTCTGACTCGGAATTTAATCTGAATAATGAGAGAAGTACCACCTTTCTCAACTTGCAGGGTGCCGCTTCACCTTCTGGAGCCCATTGTTCTTCTTCAAACGGAGAACAAGATTTTATTGTTAGTAGACGATTGGAAAACATTCATCCAGAAACTCCTTCACCAAGCTCAG TGATGGATACAAGGGCAATTCAAGATATCAGTAGAGATATGGAGCAATTGAAAGGCCTCGGTAACCTAGACCAGCTCCGAGTGCCTGGTCTTCATCCTTCCATGTCAATGAAAGATTTGGTGAGCCACTTTGAACAACGTTTTTCTGAGCAGGGAACGTCTGAAGTTATAAACCTGTCCAGTGATGAACGGCAAAGCTTGGAGATTCTGGAAGAGATTTCAAGGTGTTTGTTTAGTGACACTCAAAATATGCCTGCATCAGATGAGAAATCCCTCATGACAAGGGTCAATTCTCTGTGCTGCCTTCTTCAGAAGGATCCCGCAACAGCTCATAAGAGTGAGAATTATGATGATGTTGCAGTTGGAGGGAAGAGAACTGATGAATTGATCAGTTTCTTTCCTGGAGCAACAAGTGAAAAGAAGGTTGAAGATCCTTCTACATCAGAGGATAAATCAAATGATCCAGCTCCGTCAATGTCAAGAAAAGACTCGGTAGGGGATCTGTTGCTGAATCTGCCAAGAATTGCGTCGTTGCCTCAGTTTTTGTTCAATATCTATGAAGATTCCGACCACCAAGCTAGATAG
- the LOC129896487 gene encoding protein HEADING DATE REPRESSOR 1 isoform X2, with the protein MEVREQKREGSFLEGFSPVSSTPVLWKSRKRSASVKNLENQVTGKADETPQKQEESSADEKMQESQPSTELSERRKALFEPLEPVTNANGRRPSAETLLPPPDFDAACYPKGWLAGKRRKLVNVDVVESMRRIALQEMNRKDREIDGLNEQLEADAQCLEHLQIQLLEERSKRADVERQNAMLQSQINVLMNMYQDNDDIDDDGTDDS; encoded by the exons ATGGAGGTAAGGGAGCAGAAGAGGGAAGGATCCTTTCTTGAGGGATTTTCACCTGTTTCTTCAACTCCTGTTTTATGGAAGTCTAGGAAACGATCTG CCAGTGTGAAGAACTTGGAAAACCAAGTCACTGGTAAAGCTGATGAAACACCTCAAAAGCAAGAAGAGTCTTCAGCTGATGAAAAGATGCAGGAATCCCAGCCCTCTACTGAACTTTCAGAGCGTAGAAAGGCGCTATTTGAACCATTGGAACCGGTTACGAATGCAAATGGTCGAAGGCCGTCAGCTGAAACTTTGCTACCTCCACCAGACTTTGACGCTGCATGTTACCCTAAAGGTTGGCTTGCTGGAAAGAGACGGAAGCTTGTAAATGTGGATGTTGTTGAAAGTATGCGAAGAATCGCTCTACAGGAAATGAATAGAAAG GATCGTGAAATCGATGGTCTGAATGAACAGTTGGAAGCAGATGCTCAATGCCTTGAACATCTGCAAATACAGCTGCTAGAAGAAAGAAGCAAGCGCGCCGATGTAGAGAGGCAAAATGCTATGTTGCAAAGCCAGATAAATGTGCTTATGAACATGTATCAGGATAACGATGACATTGATGATGATGGTACAGATGATTCTTAA